One genomic window of Coffea eugenioides isolate CCC68of chromosome 1, Ceug_1.0, whole genome shotgun sequence includes the following:
- the LOC113778295 gene encoding ADP,ATP carrier protein, mitochondrial: MADQRQCPTVAQKLANQLHLSSSLSQDIQGRYGGFRRPAFHQRCFAYGNYSNAGLHTVVQSCRATQELSLVAANASPVFVQAPAEKGIGSFAIDFLMGGVSAAVSKTAAAPIERVKLLIQNQDEMIKAGRLSEPYKGIGNCFNRTIQDEGFISLWRGNTANVIRYFPTQALNFAFKDYFKRLFNFKKDKDGYWKWFAGNLLSGGAAGASSLLFVYSLDYARTRLANDAKAAKKGGERQFNGLVDVYKKTLQTDGIAGLYRGFNISCVGIIVYRGLYFGMYDSLKPVVLTGNLQDSFFASFALGWLITNGAGLASYPIDTVRRRMMMTSGEAVKYKSSFDAFAQILKNEGAKSLFKGAGANILRAVAGAGVLAGYDKLQLIVFGKKYGSGGA; encoded by the exons ATGGCTGATCAGCGTCAGTGCCCAACTGTTGCTCAGAAACTAGCTAATCAGCTGCATTTGAGTAGCAGTCTGTCCCAAGATATTCAAGGCCGCTATGGAGGCTTCCGGAGACCTGCTTTTCACCAGAGGTGCTTTGCATATGGCAATTACTCGAATGCAGGATTGCATACTGTGGTGCAGTCTTGCCGTGCTACCCAGGAACTGTCATTGGTTGCTGCAAATGCATCACCAGTATTTGTCCAGGCTCCTGCAGAGAAAGGCATTGGAAGCTTTGCCATTGACTTTCTCATGGGTGGGGTTTCAGCTGCTGTGTCAAAAACTGCTGCTGCTCCTATTGAGCGTGTTAAGCTTTTGATCCAGAACCAAGATGAAATGATTAAGGCTGGTCGTCTGTCTGAGCCATACAAGGGAATTGGAAACTGCTTCAATCGAACCATTCAAGATGAAGGATTTATATCATTGTGGAGAGGAAACACTGCTAATGTCATCCGTTACTTCCCTACACAG GCCTTGAACTTTGCATTCAAGGACTACTTCAAGAGGCTTTTCAATTTCAAGAAGGACAAGGATGGTTACTGGAAATGGTTTGCCGGTAACCTTTTATCAGGTGGTGCTGCTGGTGCTTCTTCCCTTCTTTTTGTCTATTCTTTGGACTATGCTCGTACCCGTCTTGCAAATGATGCCAAGGCTGCAAAGAAGGGTGGTGAAAGGCAATTTAATGGTTTGGTTGATGTCTACAAGAAGACCTTGCAGACTGATGGTATTGCTGGTCTTTACCGTGGGTTCAACATTTCATGTGTGGGTATCATTGTGTACCGTGGCCTGTATTTTGGAATGTATGATTCTTTGAAGCCAGTGGTTTTGACAGGAAATTTGCAG GATAGTTTCTTTGCTAGCTTTGCTCTTGGTTGGCTCATCACAAACGGTGCTGGCCTTGCTTCTTATCCAATAGACACTGTTAGAAGAAGAATGATGATGACATCTGGTGAAGCTGTCAAGTACAAGAGCTCATTTGACGCGTTTGCACAAATCTTGAAGAATGAGGGTGCTAAATCTTTGTTCAAGGGTGCTGGTGCAAACATCCTTCGTGCCGTTGCTGGCGCTGGGGTCCTTGCTGGTTATGACAAGCTTCAGTTAATtgtttttggaaagaaatatgGTTCTGGTGGTGCCTAA